TTGCAAACGCCTGTCACAATGCGTTACAGTTTTCGTAACAATCCGCAACACCCATGGCTGATTCCACCTCCCGCTTCGGTTTTGTTGAATTCGCTGAAACCTGGAATGGTCGCCTAGCCATGCTCGGCTTCGTGATTGGCCTGGGCACCGAGCTGCTCACCGGCCAGGGCATCCTTTCCCAAATCGGCTTGGGTTGATCGCTGTGGAAACTGATTACACCGCTGCCATTGCCTTTTTGATTGGCCTAGTAGTTGTTTTTGGTGGCATGAGTACTTACGTACTTAGCCGCCCCACCGACCTT
This genomic interval from Cyanobium sp. WAJ14-Wanaka contains the following:
- a CDS encoding chlorophyll a/b-binding protein, which translates into the protein MADSTSRFGFVEFAETWNGRLAMLGFVIGLGTELLTGQGILSQIGLG